The Pyrenophora tritici-repentis strain M4 chromosome 9, whole genome shotgun sequence sequence GCGAAACTTTTCTGTGGGTCTGCTAGCCTCGGTCCGCCAAGATTTCGCAATCCAGTCGGTATCAGCCAAAAGTTGTCGCACGCCTCTCACCATTCATTCTTTACACCGAAATGCCCGGTCTTGCAAAGAGAAAGCTCAAAGAAGTCGGGTCGAGTGCGACCGGTGCGTCGTCGTCGAAGAAGGCGCGATCCTCAGAGAAGATTGCGGCGAAGCCTGCACCGCCGCCCGAACCCGAGTCCAGCGATGACGACGAAGAGGTGAacgaagatgaggaagatggagGTGCCGAAAAGGATCAGGACAAATCGAGTGCACCTGACGCTGAGGAAGAAGCCGAGCCCGCAACAACCGGCGCAGATGAAGTGAAGAAAACATTTGCCGACCTGGGTGTACGAGAAGAACTCTGCGATGCCTGCGAGAACCTCAAGTTCAAGAACCCAACCCCGATTCAGACGCAAGCTATACCCCTCGCTCTCGAAGGCCGCGATGTCATCGGTCTCGCTGAAACTGGTTCCGGAAAGACGGCCGCATTCGTTCTGCCCATTCTTCAATCGCTGTTGGAGAAGCCACAACCACTCTTTGGCTTGATTCTGGCACCTACACGAGAATTGGCATATCAGATTGCACAACAGGTGGATGCCCTGGGCAGCATTATCAACGTCAAATGTGCCACCCTTGTAGGAGGCATGGATATGGTGCCACAAGCCATCGCCCTGTCCAAGCGGCCACACATTGTTGTTGCTACGCCTGGTGAGTTTTGGTACATACAGGGCATAATGCGTCCTACTAACAAACTACAGGTCGTCTACTTGATCACCTCGAAAACACAAAGGGCTTCTCGCTCAAGCACCTCAAATACATGGTTCTCGATGAAGCCGATCGCCTGCTCGACCTCGACTTCGGTCCTGTCTTGGATAAGATTCTGAAAGTACTGCCCAGAGAAGGACGACACACCTATCTCTTCTCTGCTACCATGTCGTCCAAAGTAGAGAGTCTTCAACGCGCAGCTCTGCAGAACCCAGTCCGGGTGAGCATCAGCAGCTCGTCCCACCAGGTCGTTTCGACACTACTACAGCGATACGCCTTCATACCGCACAAGTACAAGGATCTGTATCTTGTCCACCTGCTCAACGACAACATCGGCCACCCGACCATCATCTTCACCCGCACCGTCAACGAAACCCAGCGTATTGCAGTCCTCCTCCGCGCTCTCGGCTTCGGCGCCATTCCTCTCCACGGTCAGCTTTCGCAGTCTGCACGTCTAGGTGCACTCAATAAGTTCAAATCCAAGAGCCGAGACATCCTCGTAGCCACCGATGTAGCAGCCCGTGGTCTCGATATACCCGCGGTGGACCTTATTGTCAACTTTGACCTCCCCAGTGACTCCCAAACCTACGTCCACCGCGTCGGCCGAACAGCAAGAGCTGGAAAGTCGGGTAAAGCAGTATCGTTCGTCACACAGTACGATCTCGAGATCTGGCTGCGCATCGAGCATGCCTTGGGCAAGAAGATTCCTGAACAGACCTTTGACAAGGACGAGGCAATGGTATATATGGACCGTGTCAGTGAAGCACAGAGAGTAGCAATTAGGGAGATGAAAGACATTCACGAGCAGAGGGGCAAGGGTGGACGTGGAGGCAGGGGTGGCGGTCGAGGTGGCCGCGGCGGAGGTGCAAGGAGAGGACGTGATCAGATGGACAGAGAGGAGGGTTAAGATCCAGATCATCATGATAGTTCAGCGCGCGTTTTGGAGTTTTGGTTTTGTCAGTTTCTAGCGGATACCCTACGAGCTGCTTGATCCGGTACTTTCTTGGAGAAGATGGCACCCTTGGATTGGGATTTAAAAGTTTCTCTGTGGGTTCTCTTCATGTACTATTGGTAGAGCAATGACTTATATATTCTTTACGATGATGATACTAGATTTTCTGACTTTTGGTTCTCCGTAATCGCGCCACATTCAATCTGATCGGGAAGTTTTTGGTTTTCGCTTTAACAGTGGTGATCTTTGTGAATCATCTCTGACGAGCGGATTCAAATCATGTTTTCCTGCAAAAGTTTAAAGAATTGGAGATCTTAGATTCCAGCGCCTCGGTCATATACAGAAAAAGAACCGACTTTTTCTCAAGCGAAGACATCAATTTTGGGAAAAGGCAGACCGCCAACATGCCACTCATCCACAGAAGCTTTTAGATATACCAATTTCGTTTATAGCATTCGATGAAAAAGAAAACACGGAGCCCATTCGAAGTTTATATACCCAACCTGACGCACGGCCACGCTCAAACCGACCACAGCATCAACTAGTCCAAAGTGTGTTTTTGACACCCCAGAAGACACAGGCACACAGTGGGTCCATACCGCGTTCTCATCCACTTTTTAGAAATATCCAGGACAAGTGAACTTATTTTTAGTCACATCGCCAAACCCAGCCAACCGTTCATACCACACACATCTCCTTGATGTTCACAATAATTGAGCTGTTTGTTGGCGCGATCCACACCAACAACCTGCACATGCGATCTTTATAGTGCCACTTTTGGAAGAACATATACATGTCGCAAATTTCCTTTTAAATACCAAGAGCTGGGGGAAGGGGTGGGAAAATGGTGGAGTTCTGCTGTTGTTTTTGAGAAGGACAGGAGAAGGGGGAAATATGACTGCTTGCCCGCTGCACACCCACACATAGGAGTGTTGAATTATACTTTTGGAAGAACATGTGAAATACACCTTGTCATTTTAAAATTTTAGAGATCGGGGAAACAAAGGTCCAGTTTGTGCATCATTTTGGGAAAGGTAGAAGAGTCGAGAGACATGAGGATGTGGCATCTCTTTTTCAATCGTTTCCATATTCCAGTGCGGCTGCCTATTCCACGCTAACACATTCATTTATTGTCTCATGGTTTTTTGAAAAGCCAGAGGACGGTTTTGCAGGGTTCAAAGATGAGGAAAGGagggaaagaggaggaaCATGGTTTGCTTCGTATACTATTTTTTTCAGAAAGCGGGAGAGAGAAGATATGTACGGATTAGATTTTGCATTTTAGTGGTTTTTTTTGTAAAAGAAGGGATGTGTGAAGTAaaagagaaggaagaaaggGAGAGGAGAAGGATGTTTGTACTCAAAGAGGCGTAGAAGCACAGAGACATAGAGGGTGTCCCCTGTTGATTTTGGGAGTCATGCGCAGCGGATATGGAAGTTTTGGATACATGAATAGCTGTTTGGAAGATTTAGGGAGGTCTCGCTCGTGGGATTGTGCGCTGGAGTTTTCTAACATCTGTTTTTTT is a genomic window containing:
- a CDS encoding SrmB, Superfamily II DNA and RNA helicase, which produces MPGLAKRKLKEVGSSATGASSSKKARSSEKIAAKPAPPPEPESSDDDEEVNEDEEDGGAEKDQDKSSAPDAEEEAEPATTGADEVKKTFADLGVREELCDACENLKFKNPTPIQTQAIPLALEGRDVIGLAETGSGKTAAFVLPILQSLLEKPQPLFGLILAPTRELAYQIAQQVDALGSIINVKCATLVGGMDMVPQAIALSKRPHIVVATPGRLLDHLENTKGFSLKHLKYMVLDEADRLLDLDFGPVLDKILKVLPREGRHTYLFSATMSSKVESLQRAALQNPVRVSISSSSHQVVSTLLQRYAFIPHKYKDLYLVHLLNDNIGHPTIIFTRTVNETQRIAVLLRALGFGAIPLHGQLSQSARLGALNKFKSKSRDILVATDVAARGLDIPAVDLIVNFDLPSDSQTYVHRVGRTARAGKSGKAVSFVTQYDLEIWLRIEHALGKKIPEQTFDKDEAM